From Paraburkholderia sabiae, a single genomic window includes:
- a CDS encoding alcohol dehydrogenase family protein: MLPKTMKAVVLTAHGGLDKLVYRDDVPVPVCQPGEVLLDVTACGLNNTDVWVREGAYGTDDDPQAVSTWRRGRSTLSFPRIQGADIVGRVVAVGSDVSETRIGERVIVDASIYNRDDDSLADIDYVGHGRDGGYAEYAAVSSGSAHRVDSSYSDAELATFWCAYHTGEQMIERAAVKSGDTVLITGASGGVGSAIIQLCRARGAIPYAVVSEGKEEAVLKLGAEGAMLRESPDFAAAVEQMTGGKPIDVVADLVGGALFGKLLNILRPEGRYTTAGAIAGPVVQLDLRTMYLKQLQLNGSSQGTRGAFRRVLDYIQTGTIKPVLAATYPLSKFHEAQTQFMGKRFVGNIVVVPDRHYSEVAVMA; the protein is encoded by the coding sequence ATGCTTCCAAAGACCATGAAGGCCGTCGTGCTGACCGCGCACGGCGGCCTGGACAAGCTTGTCTATCGCGACGACGTGCCCGTTCCCGTCTGTCAGCCGGGCGAAGTGTTGCTCGACGTCACTGCGTGCGGACTGAACAACACCGACGTCTGGGTGCGCGAAGGTGCATACGGCACCGACGACGATCCGCAAGCCGTTTCGACCTGGCGGCGCGGACGCTCGACGCTGTCGTTCCCGCGCATTCAGGGCGCGGACATCGTGGGACGCGTGGTCGCCGTGGGCAGCGACGTCAGCGAAACGCGTATCGGCGAACGGGTAATCGTCGACGCGTCGATCTATAACCGCGACGACGACAGCCTCGCCGACATCGACTATGTCGGCCACGGCCGTGACGGCGGCTACGCCGAATACGCAGCGGTCTCTTCCGGGAGCGCGCATCGCGTCGATTCCTCGTACTCCGATGCCGAACTCGCGACCTTCTGGTGCGCGTATCACACGGGCGAGCAGATGATCGAGCGCGCCGCCGTCAAGAGCGGCGACACGGTGCTGATTACGGGTGCTTCGGGTGGCGTCGGATCGGCCATCATTCAATTGTGCCGCGCGCGCGGCGCCATTCCGTACGCGGTGGTCAGCGAGGGCAAGGAAGAAGCCGTGCTGAAGCTCGGCGCAGAAGGTGCGATGCTGCGCGAGAGCCCGGATTTCGCTGCCGCTGTCGAACAGATGACGGGCGGCAAGCCGATCGATGTGGTGGCCGATCTGGTCGGCGGTGCGCTGTTCGGCAAGCTGCTCAACATCCTTCGCCCGGAAGGCCGCTATACGACGGCAGGTGCGATTGCCGGGCCCGTGGTTCAACTCGATCTGCGAACCATGTACCTGAAGCAGTTGCAGTTGAACGGATCATCGCAAGGCACACGCGGCGCGTTCAGGCGCGTGCTCGACTATATTCAGACGGGCACGATCAAACCCGTTCTTGCCGCAACGTATCCGCTGTCGAAGTTTCATGAAGCGCAAACGCAATTCATGGGGAAGCGCTTCGTCGGCAATATCGTTGTTGTGCCGGACAGGCATTACAGTGAAGTGGCTGTTATGGCCTGA